The Pyxidicoccus sp. MSG2 DNA segment TCATGCTGAGGTGGTCCAGCCACGAATCAGCCCCCAGCAGGAGCACGCGCTCCAGGCGGCTCTCGCGGAAGAGCTCCTGGATGTGACTCATCGCGATGGCGGCCCCCGCGGCGCCGCTGGTGATGAATCCGTTGGGAATCATCCGCAGGGGCAGCCCTGACAGGTCCGCCAGCAGCTCCGCGCAGTACTTCGACAACAGCGAGGGGACCTCCGGCTCGGGCCAGAGGAATCGCTCGAACGAGACCTCAGGAAGCACCCAGGCGACGCCCGTGCCCGCCCAGAAGCGGGAGTCCTCGCTCCCCGGCAGCCTCCCATAACGGACGAGGTCCTCCAAGGCCGTGGACGCCAGACGGACCCAGGCACCGGACTGGATGAACCCTTCGCTGAAGCCCTTGATGGGGGCCCCGGGCACGGGAGCCTCAAGCTCGCCCTGGTCGAATGACGTGTAGCCAGTCAGGGGATGACGCCCAATCAGTCCCGCCCGCTGCGCCGCGCTGGTGGTCACCACGTCGAACCCCAGGTTGGACACCATTCCCAGACCGCTGATGACCAGACCACTCGCGGATGACATCAGCGCCTCGGCTTCGGCAGGGAACGGAACGACTCGGGGACCTGCCAGCTCTGCGGTGCCGGGAGCTGACGGAGGTGGAACTTCCGGGCGATGCCGGGCGCGAGGGGATGCTCCGGCGCCACGGACAGCCGGGCCCGCCGGGCCAGCTCCAGCAGCGCCAGCACCTCCGTGGACACATGCGCCGTGGTCGCCGCCTCATCGGCGTTCAGCTCCTCGAATCGCCGAGCCTTCTCATAGGCCTTGACCTTCTGTTCGATGAGGCCTTCCAGTCCCTGGTCGAACAAGCGCTGATCGGCGTCCAGGAGGCCACGGCAGATGTCGAGGCGTGGGTCGGGGTTCTCCTCCGCCAGCTTCGCGAAGCGCTCCAGCTGCGGCTGCAGGGACTGGCGGGGGACGTTCCCGAAGAAATAGGCCATCGGCAGCCACACGGCGAAGAAGTCCTCCTCGTACTCCCGCGTGGTATCCGGCGCCGGTGGGCAGAGGGAGGCCATCTCCCGCGTCGCTTCGTCATCCCCGCAGGCGACGGCGTCGAAGAAGGCCTCGGCCTTCGACGTGAGCTTCTCCTTCTCGGGCGCGGTGCGGAGGAAGTGCACGAAGGCCCGGGAGCTCTTGAAGAGGTACGTGAAGAAGGGACGCGGGTCGCTCGTCGCCAACAACGAGCCGACAGCGAGCCGGCGGTAGAGCATGCAGACGTGCTGATAGTAGCGAAGCTCGGGCGCCGCCTTGATGACGTGCGGGAGCACCTCCTCGAGGGCGACACCCGAGTTCTTGATGGCGATGGGCAGGAAGTTCGGCTTCATGTTTCACAGCTCGCCTGTTGGCGTTTTCCCGAGCCGGCGGCCCGCGGCCCCACAGCGTACTCCCTGGGGCCGTCACCTGTCTTCTCCACGAGGCCCGCTTGCTTGACGCTCTCTCGTCGTTCCGGAACACTCGTGGCTCGGACACACGCAGCCCCGAGGCCACTTCATGTCGAAGAGCAAGGACTCTGGTCATTTTGGAGACGCGAAGCTCGACACGCTCCATGACATCCAGAAGAACACGACGGAAGGAGGCGCCTGTCTCACGGGGCACTCAGCGGACTTCAAGGACTTCAAGAACAAGGTCTCCTGCAACTACCGGTATCAGGGCCACGAGCAGGCGGACTCGAACGGCGACATCAAGTCCCGGCTGCACAGCTACAACGACAATCTGCCCGAGCGCCGCATCGAGACCTCGGCCTACCAGGCCAAGAAGGGCGGCATGACGCCCGACCGCTACTGCGCCCACCTCGCCATCCCGGAGCCGGGTGACTGGGACGTCCGCGGTCCGTTGAAGTCCGTCCGGCGCAGGACCTTCGACAAGTCGAAGGTGCGAATCCCCGCCGGCTACAACTTCACCCAGGACACCTGGCCCTACTGGAACAACGCCCACCACCTCATCC contains these protein-coding regions:
- a CDS encoding Imm49 family immunity protein translates to MKPNFLPIAIKNSGVALEEVLPHVIKAAPELRYYQHVCMLYRRLAVGSLLATSDPRPFFTYLFKSSRAFVHFLRTAPEKEKLTSKAEAFFDAVACGDDEATREMASLCPPAPDTTREYEEDFFAVWLPMAYFFGNVPRQSLQPQLERFAKLAEENPDPRLDICRGLLDADQRLFDQGLEGLIEQKVKAYEKARRFEELNADEAATTAHVSTEVLALLELARRARLSVAPEHPLAPGIARKFHLRQLPAPQSWQVPESFRSLPKPRR